Proteins from a single region of Hordeum vulgare subsp. vulgare chromosome 6H, MorexV3_pseudomolecules_assembly, whole genome shotgun sequence:
- the LOC123404065 gene encoding putative invertase inhibitor produces the protein MRPLTYVFLLLLIISSTCESSTTLEDTCKSFAAGHPSIDYNYCVKTFRADNASATADARGLAAIAAKIAGAAANGTARRIAALCASEEDAGRRERLGVCAEVYSVAVDQLGEAAKDIARGEDKSTRDALTQLSAALDAPGTCEDAFGEADDTSPLAAEDAEFRKLATMALGVAALLSPPPSAPRISD, from the coding sequence ATGAGGCCGCTCACctacgtcttcctcctcctgctcaTCATCTCGTCAACCTGCGAGTCCTCTACTACACTAGAAGACACATGCAAATCCTTCGCCGCAGGCCACCCGTCCATCGACTACAACTACTGCGTCAAGACCTTCCGCGCCGACAACGCGAGCGCCACCGCCGACGCGCGCGGCCTGGCCGCCATCGCGGCCAAGATCGCGGGGGCGGCAGCCAACGGCACGGCCAGACGCATCGCCGCATTGTGCGCCTCGGAGGAGGACGCGGGGAGGCGGGAGCGCCTCGGCGTGTGCGCGGAGGTCTACTCGGTCGCCGTGGACCAGCTCGGCGAGGCCGCGAAAGACATCGCCCGGGGCGAGGACAAGTCTACCCGGGACGCGCTCACGCAGCTAAGCGCGGCGCTGGACGCGCCCGGGACCTGCGAGGACGCGTTCGGCGAGGCCGATGACACGTCGCCGTTGGCCGCGGAGGACGCCGAGTTCAGGAAGCTAGCGACCATGGCCCTCGGCGTCGCGGCGTTGCTGTCACCGCCGCCGTCGGCGCCGAGGATTAGTGACTGA